The Deltaproteobacteria bacterium genome contains the following window.
ATGGTAAGATAAAAGAGATTTATAAGACTACGGGTGTTCCGGAGACTTTTATAATAGACCAAAATGGTATTATAGCAGAAAAAGTATGGGGGCCAAGGGACTGGAGTAAACAGGATAGCATAAGAACAATTGTTGAACTTTTAACAAACGGGCCAAGAGCGGCTGATAAGTATAAGCAGAAGAAGGCAGAGTATTGATGTCATTAAGATTTTATCCAAGTATCTTTTTCTTATTTTTTTGCGTTTCATTTTTGACATATCCGTTAAATATAAATGCTGCCGGGCAGGATTACTGGGCAGATGCAGGAGTGGTCAGGGTCGGGAAGAAAAAGCCGGTAGAGGCCCCTGATTTTGTGCTTAATACACTTGACGGCAAAAAGGTTTCCTTAAAGGGATTTAAAGGCAAGGCAGTATTCTTAAACTTCTGGGCTACATGGTGCCCGCCCTGCACAATAGAAATGCCTTCTATGGAGACCATTCATAAAAGATTTAAGGACAAAGGGCTTATTGTTGTGGCGGTAA
Protein-coding sequences here:
- a CDS encoding redoxin domain-containing protein: MTYPLNINAAGQDYWADAGVVRVGKKKPVEAPDFVLNTLDGKKVSLKGFKGKAVFLNFWATWCPPCTIEMPSMETIHKRFKDKGLIVVAVNSEEGEKKVSKFIKKKGYTFLVLLDTDGSVTSDSYRTVGLPTTYLIDRQGMVVGKAEGAREWDSAESFRLIEEILKR